The DNA sequence cagGTTTGCCTAGCAACagcgattgggggggggggagcgatggggggagaaaggagaaggggaagaTGCGGATCCCGTGAGAACAAGGGGGAGAGATAAGGAGGGGGTTGGATCAAAAGGGGGGAGGGCACCTGCCACTCAAtagaaacaataacaacagcgTGGGATGATGAAGAAGCACCCTCTGGATGTCTCTTCCGCGCCCACCTACCATGGCTTGCTCGATTTTGTTGTCTATCGCGACGACGCTGGCGCCGGAGGAGCTGCAAAGACACAaacggggagggaaggagagaaagagctgGTTAGCATCATCCGGGCGGCCgcgaaaggaggagggagggagggagggagggagagggaggggtcgCGGAGGCATCAgagccccctccccttcctccctcccctcccctccccaacccAGCAGGAAGATGGCAGCAGAGTTACATAATGCGGGAAACCGCAGCAACAAGGACACCTGCCCAGGGAGGCAAAGGAAGCCCCGATCCCCGCACCCCTCTCAGGCTCTCTCAGTCGCTTTTACCTACTGTCGAGCCTCAGGGCAGAGCTGTCGGTGCCCAGCAGAGACgacaagaaggagatggagaagtgCCTGAGCTGGTAGACGCCGAGATCCATTGCCACCCGCCTGCTACGCCCGCATTGGGCAGTCATGCACGGGCGGAGGAGcgagaagaaggcaaaggaagagcGGCTCCCCAGGATCCTCCTcagccctgctgctgctgctgctgctgatgcgcCAAGGCAATCTCTCTCGCCCGCTCTGCCAAAGCCCCCAGCTTCCTTGCATAATGGCATGCACGGACCCGCGGCGCCCATTGGCTGCCCCCACGCccggccacgccccctcctcttGCGTCATCACCGAAGcaacccccttcccccccccccttcataaaCTCCTCCTTTTTCGTgcgtggaggaggaggaagagggtccCGGGAGCCTGCCTCCTtcctattttccttccttcccacagccatgtttttcacAAGAGGCCCACCCGCGCCAACAGCGCCCCCTCGTGGCGCAAAGGAGCCCGCCAGGCAGGccggactacatttcccaggaagcCCTCGGCCAGCGGGAGCCCATCCGGAAACAACACCCGCcagaaccccacctcctccaaggggaactgaaccgcctcaactgggctctacaggccaatggagactccaccacgaaCATCagaagagcctccggtggcctaggggataaaagcctcgtgacttgaaggttgggttgctgacctgaaggctgccaggttcgaatcccacccggggagagcgcggatgagctccctctatcagctccagctccatgcgaggacacgagagaagcctcccataaggatggtaaaacatcaaaacatccgggtgtcccctgggcaacgtccttgcagacggccaattctctcactccagaagcaactcaggttgctcctgacacgaaaaaaaaaaaaaccagaagagctgcaaagccaagaacaagctatgagagtaaagacaaagatccagaggaaaagtgtccttgccatacatcaagggaaccactgaccgcacagAGAAGCTGATGATATAACACAATCTACAAACCatctcagtagttctcaacctgtgggtcccccgatattttggccttcaactcccagaaattctaacagctggtaaactggctgggatttctggcagctgtaggccaaaacacctggggacccacaggttgagaaccactgaacaatctacagacccactaagaaaacccACAAATGCTACGACAAGCGGGATCTTTTCATCTCTGCAGGAGTATAccttgcagctgtggacaagtctacataaggaccaccaagCACAGCAGCATCACCCAAACACAAATCgcagaacacgaaaggcactgcagactaactcaatcagagaagtcagccacagcagagcacttgatgaaccaacctggacacagcatattacagtagagtctcacttatccaagctaaacaggccggcagaagcttggataagcgaatatcttggataataaggaaaagcctattaaatatcaaattaggttatgctttcacaaattaagcaccaaaacatcatgttttacaacaaatttgacagaaaaagcagttcaatacacagtaatgttatgttgtaattactgtatttacgaatttagcaccaaaatatcacaatatattgaaaacattgactacaaaaatggcttggataatccagaaacttggataagtgagactctacagtatttgagaacacagaaatgctggaccactctcacaactaccagggttgctgacctgaaggttgctggttcgaatccaacctggggagagcatggattagctccctctatcagttccagttacatgtagggacatgagagaagcctcccataaggatggtcaaaacatccttgcagatggccaattctctctcaccagaagcgacttagtttctcaagtcctttctgacatgaaaaaacctcATAGAGACTACAGaaaagattacacagagaagccaaaacAAATATACtagctgccagtattaaaaaaccctaaaatcaggacagtaaataaagaacacggctcagaaacaggggaactccagacatgaatcaatcagggccagctaacacctccgaacgaAAGATTCCCCTTGAATCTGAGTACCTTGAATCtgaaaggctattctatgctaatcaaggtggccaattgcagcattcacatttgcagacaagaggtctttctcccactctgggcattccacagatatataaaccccacttgcctagtttccaacagacctcacaacctcagaggatgcctgccatagatgcgggcaaaacgtcaggagagaatgcttatggaacgtggccatacagcctggaaaatcacagcaacccagtgattctggccatgaaaaccttcgacaacacattgagcacAGCCAGACCTATCAGACCCAGGGCCACTTCATCGCACTTCGCCCCTCTGACTCCCTGCCATTAAAGACACCTTGGGGAAAAGGGGGCACAGCACTGCAAAGGGGGGGGATTTCTTTCCAGCAATTAGGCTTTCCTAGATTAAGCATTGAGCCCTTCTCCAGAGAGAGATCTTTCTCCACCCCAGGCCCATCTCCCCACAGGCCCCATGCCCCACAAGTTCAGCCCCATTACAC is a window from the Anolis carolinensis isolate JA03-04 chromosome 3, rAnoCar3.1.pri, whole genome shotgun sequence genome containing:
- the tsc22d1 gene encoding TSC22 domain family protein 1 isoform X3 codes for the protein MPLCKEAGGFGRAGERDCLGASAAAAAAGLRRILGSRSSFAFFSLLRPCMTAQCGRSRRVAMDLGVYQLRHFSISFLSSLLGTDSSALRLDSSSSGASVVAIDNKIEQAMDLVKSHLMYAVREEVEVLKEQIKELIEKNNQLEQENSLLKTLASPEQMAQFQAQLQTSPPPPSSQPQGTTAPQPQPPPSQPAPQGSGPSA